The following are encoded in a window of Panulirus ornatus isolate Po-2019 chromosome 61, ASM3632096v1, whole genome shotgun sequence genomic DNA:
- the LOC139767474 gene encoding mitochondrial import receptor subunit TOM70-like isoform X1: MALSKYTTEQTGVPNWKIALAVGGTLAAGVAIYYFLIRETSKKGGGSKTATDKSPDAINSVTSPSSECSSPKADDAVNLTPLEKAQSYKNKGNKYFKGGKYSEAIKCYDQAIETCPPENTVDLSTFYQNRAAAYEQQKNWECVLRDCTAALELNERYVKALQRRAKACEVLKDLDQALEDLTAVCIIESFQNQATLVNVDRVLKELGRMHAKEAMEDREPVMPSKHFIKTFFESFAEDPIFNSVDKEKEGDVDEAEHPPGKNTTNKYGIRGYLKARQHLQEGNYGEIIDCCQNELAIPFTPYKVESLLLRATLYQLRGESTKAMEDLTVLISIEDCPLKMQVNALVKRGSLHMQHEKVDSSLKDFDRAAILDPTNSDVFHHRGQIHLLIGKVDAAMSDFKTAVELNSNFPIAFVQRCYTDYRYAYQLGDKAKVEEVMKKFEEAIKNFPKCVECYVLYAQVLCDQGEHERADSYYIKALEVEPDNPTTLVHRALLILQWKGDLAQARSYITQALEIDEKCELAYENLATIEVQTGNLKRGVELFDKAIPLAKTEMEMAHLFSLRDAAVAQLKIVEKMGINIPNLGSL, encoded by the exons ATGGCGCTGTCGAAGTACACAACGGAGCAGACCGGCGTCCCAAATTGGAAGATTGCCCTCGCTGTGGGAGGAACCCTGGCGGCAGGCGTGGCCATCTACTACTTCTTGATCCGGGAGACCAGCAAGAAAGGCGGGGGGAGCAAGACAGCCACTGATAAGTCGCCAGACGCCATTAACAGTGTCACGTCCCCTTCCAGCGAGTGTTCGTCCCCTAAGGCAGACGACGCGGTGAATTTG acacCATTGGAAAAGGCACAGAGTTACAAGAACAAAGGAAACAAGTATTTCAAAGGAGGCAAATATAGTGAAGCCATCAAATGCTACGATCAAGCAATAGAAACATGTCCACCAGAGAACACAGTCGACTTGTCCACTTTTTATCAGAACAGAGCTGCAGCTTACGAGCAACAG AAAAACTGGGAATGTGTTTTAAGAGATTGCACTGCTGCCTTGGAGCTGAACGAGCGTTACGTCAAGGCTCTACAGAGACGTGCAAAAGCCTGTGAAGTGCTTAAGGATTTAGATCAAGCTTTGGAAGATTTGACTGCTGTATGTATCATAGAATCCTTCCAGAATCAAGCTACTCTTGTAAATGTGGACCGCGTGCTAAAAGAATTAG GTCGCATGCATGCTAAGGAAGCCATGGAGGATCGTGAGCCCGTGATGCCATCAAAGCACTTCATCAAGACATTCTTCGAGTCATTTGCAGAGGACCCCATATTTAACTCTGTCGATAAGGAGAAAGAGGGTGACGTGGATGAGGCAGAACATCCTCCAGGGAAAAATACAACCAACAAGTATGGTATACG TGGCTACCTGAAAGCAAGACAGCATCTACAGGAAGGCAATTATGGAGAAATCATTGATTGTTGTCAGAATGAACTAGCAATCCCTTTCACTCCGTACAAAGTGGAatcactgctgttacgggccaCGCTGTACCAGCTTCGTGGGGAGAGTACAAAGGCCATGGAAGACCTTACTGTGCTTATCAGCATTGAAGATTGTCCACTCAAG ATGCAAGTGAATGCCCTAGTAAAGCGTGGATCATTACACATGCAACATGAAAAAGTGGATAGCAGTCTTAAAGACTTCGACAGAGCTGCAATTTTAGATCCTACTAATTCTGACGTCTTCCATCATAGAGGACAG aTACATTTATTAATAGGTAAGGTTGATGCAGCCATGTCAGATTTCAAAACAGCTGTTGAACTTAATTCCAACTTCCCCATTGCCTTCGTCCAGCGGTGTTACACAGACTACAG ATATGCGTATCAGCTTGGTGACAAAGCAAAGGTTGAGGAAGTCATGAAGAAGTTCGAAGAAGCTATTAAGAATTTCCCCAAATGCGTGGAGTGTTATGTACTTTACGCTCAG gtTCTCTGTGATCAGGGTGAACATGAACGAGCTGACAGTTACTACATCAAAGCCTTAGAAGTGGAACCTGACAATCCCACCACACTTGTCCACCGGGCCCTGCTCATACTTCAGTGGAAAGGAGACCTAGCACAGGCCCGGTCTTACATTACACAGGCTCTTGAAATTGACGAAAAATGTGAACTGGCATATGAAAATTTGGCTACGATTGAAGTGCAAAC tGGCAACTTGAAGAGAGGTGTGGAACTCTTTGACAAGGCAATTCCACTAGCCAAGACAGAAATGGAAATGGCACATCTCTTCTCCCTTCGAGATGCAGCAGTAGCACAGTTGAAAATTGTCGAGAAGATGGGCATTAATATTCCAAACTTGGGTTCCTTGTAA
- the LOC139767474 gene encoding mitochondrial import receptor subunit TOM70-like isoform X2 produces MALSKYTTEQTGVPNWKIALAVGGTLAAGVAIYYFLIRETSKKGGGSKTATDKSPDAINSVTSPSSECSSPKADDAVNLTPLEKAQSYKNKGNKYFKGGKYSEAIKCYDQAIETCPPENTVDLSTFYQNRAAAYEQQKNWECVLRDCTAALELNERYVKALQRRAKACEVLKDLDQALEDLTAVCIIESFQNQATLVNVDRVLKELGRMHAKEAMEDREPVMPSKHFIKTFFESFAEDPIFNSVDKEKEGDVDEAEHPPGKNTTNNGYLKARQHLQEGNYGEIIDCCQNELAIPFTPYKVESLLLRATLYQLRGESTKAMEDLTVLISIEDCPLKMQVNALVKRGSLHMQHEKVDSSLKDFDRAAILDPTNSDVFHHRGQIHLLIGKVDAAMSDFKTAVELNSNFPIAFVQRCYTDYRYAYQLGDKAKVEEVMKKFEEAIKNFPKCVECYVLYAQVLCDQGEHERADSYYIKALEVEPDNPTTLVHRALLILQWKGDLAQARSYITQALEIDEKCELAYENLATIEVQTGNLKRGVELFDKAIPLAKTEMEMAHLFSLRDAAVAQLKIVEKMGINIPNLGSL; encoded by the exons ATGGCGCTGTCGAAGTACACAACGGAGCAGACCGGCGTCCCAAATTGGAAGATTGCCCTCGCTGTGGGAGGAACCCTGGCGGCAGGCGTGGCCATCTACTACTTCTTGATCCGGGAGACCAGCAAGAAAGGCGGGGGGAGCAAGACAGCCACTGATAAGTCGCCAGACGCCATTAACAGTGTCACGTCCCCTTCCAGCGAGTGTTCGTCCCCTAAGGCAGACGACGCGGTGAATTTG acacCATTGGAAAAGGCACAGAGTTACAAGAACAAAGGAAACAAGTATTTCAAAGGAGGCAAATATAGTGAAGCCATCAAATGCTACGATCAAGCAATAGAAACATGTCCACCAGAGAACACAGTCGACTTGTCCACTTTTTATCAGAACAGAGCTGCAGCTTACGAGCAACAG AAAAACTGGGAATGTGTTTTAAGAGATTGCACTGCTGCCTTGGAGCTGAACGAGCGTTACGTCAAGGCTCTACAGAGACGTGCAAAAGCCTGTGAAGTGCTTAAGGATTTAGATCAAGCTTTGGAAGATTTGACTGCTGTATGTATCATAGAATCCTTCCAGAATCAAGCTACTCTTGTAAATGTGGACCGCGTGCTAAAAGAATTAG GTCGCATGCATGCTAAGGAAGCCATGGAGGATCGTGAGCCCGTGATGCCATCAAAGCACTTCATCAAGACATTCTTCGAGTCATTTGCAGAGGACCCCATATTTAACTCTGTCGATAAGGAGAAAGAGGGTGACGTGGATGAGGCAGAACATCCTCCAGGGAAAAATACAACCAACAA TGGCTACCTGAAAGCAAGACAGCATCTACAGGAAGGCAATTATGGAGAAATCATTGATTGTTGTCAGAATGAACTAGCAATCCCTTTCACTCCGTACAAAGTGGAatcactgctgttacgggccaCGCTGTACCAGCTTCGTGGGGAGAGTACAAAGGCCATGGAAGACCTTACTGTGCTTATCAGCATTGAAGATTGTCCACTCAAG ATGCAAGTGAATGCCCTAGTAAAGCGTGGATCATTACACATGCAACATGAAAAAGTGGATAGCAGTCTTAAAGACTTCGACAGAGCTGCAATTTTAGATCCTACTAATTCTGACGTCTTCCATCATAGAGGACAG aTACATTTATTAATAGGTAAGGTTGATGCAGCCATGTCAGATTTCAAAACAGCTGTTGAACTTAATTCCAACTTCCCCATTGCCTTCGTCCAGCGGTGTTACACAGACTACAG ATATGCGTATCAGCTTGGTGACAAAGCAAAGGTTGAGGAAGTCATGAAGAAGTTCGAAGAAGCTATTAAGAATTTCCCCAAATGCGTGGAGTGTTATGTACTTTACGCTCAG gtTCTCTGTGATCAGGGTGAACATGAACGAGCTGACAGTTACTACATCAAAGCCTTAGAAGTGGAACCTGACAATCCCACCACACTTGTCCACCGGGCCCTGCTCATACTTCAGTGGAAAGGAGACCTAGCACAGGCCCGGTCTTACATTACACAGGCTCTTGAAATTGACGAAAAATGTGAACTGGCATATGAAAATTTGGCTACGATTGAAGTGCAAAC tGGCAACTTGAAGAGAGGTGTGGAACTCTTTGACAAGGCAATTCCACTAGCCAAGACAGAAATGGAAATGGCACATCTCTTCTCCCTTCGAGATGCAGCAGTAGCACAGTTGAAAATTGTCGAGAAGATGGGCATTAATATTCCAAACTTGGGTTCCTTGTAA